One segment of Micromonospora parathelypteridis DNA contains the following:
- a CDS encoding FG-GAP-like repeat-containing protein: MAVAGLAAGVLAGSSASAVSGGQDVPDGGYPFTAKVTFGDLHSCTGALVASRWVLTAKSCFTDGTAAVAEGAPSRPTSVLVGRTNLAGASGHRLAVSTLVPHPTRNVLLAELSAPVTDVTPIPWSSAPPTSAETLRVTGYGRTATEWVPDRLHTATFTVGAVGATTMDVTGTSAAATICKGDGGGPAFRETDAGIDLVAINNTSWQQGCLGETETRTGATQTRLDDLGDWFRETVRLQPYALSNTVAGEFTRDGRDDLIAVEPGTGKLWLYPGTSVDRVWGERIQLEPETNWSGYRDLVSGQFDGDAYDDLLGIEVSTNTLWLFPGTADGSGFGDRLVAGSNWQDLTDLVAGRFNRDAYEDLAGIQLSTGKLLMFPGTSAGGTLWGGVTEIGFSGWTAKRELVAGRFNRDSYDDLLALDKSSGDIHMYPGTPTGGSTWGQLATTQTGGRGLTALAAGRLNPDGYDDLVAVENEQVWLYPGTAAGGSLGARVQPVGRIPVMQPHGLLESVTGEFNRDEHADLISVEKGTGRLWLYPGTGAGTWGPRVGVGAGWSGYRDLTVGRFNGDNFDDLLAMEISTGSLWLYPGTATGTFWGSRGTTPVGFNWLGLERLTAGRFNGDAYDDVVAVEKSTGKLRLYPGTAAGSSWGASSIIDSGDWNALGAVVGGRFNRDAYDDLMAVEKSTGKVWLYPGTAGGGSFGSRVEVFGSGWAGSNELASLRFDQDGYDDLVAGEAATGQVWVYPGTTTGGQVWGDPTEFGPIS; encoded by the coding sequence ATGGCGGTGGCTGGGCTGGCCGCCGGAGTCCTCGCCGGCAGCAGCGCATCCGCGGTCTCGGGCGGCCAGGACGTCCCGGACGGCGGCTACCCGTTCACCGCCAAAGTGACCTTCGGAGACCTGCACAGCTGCACCGGTGCTCTGGTCGCCAGCCGGTGGGTCCTCACGGCGAAGTCCTGCTTCACCGACGGGACGGCGGCGGTCGCCGAGGGTGCGCCGAGCCGCCCCACGAGCGTCCTGGTGGGGCGGACGAATCTCGCCGGTGCCTCAGGGCATCGCCTGGCGGTCTCCACCCTGGTTCCGCACCCGACCCGCAACGTCCTGCTCGCGGAGCTGTCCGCACCGGTCACCGACGTCACGCCGATACCCTGGTCCAGCGCACCGCCCACCTCGGCGGAGACCCTGCGAGTTACCGGCTACGGTCGTACCGCGACCGAGTGGGTGCCCGACCGGCTGCACACTGCCACCTTCACCGTCGGCGCAGTAGGCGCGACGACCATGGACGTCACCGGCACCTCCGCTGCGGCCACGATCTGCAAGGGTGACGGGGGCGGCCCGGCCTTCCGCGAGACGGACGCCGGCATCGACCTGGTAGCGATCAACAACACGAGCTGGCAACAGGGCTGCCTCGGCGAGACCGAAACCCGTACCGGCGCCACCCAGACCCGCCTCGACGACCTGGGCGACTGGTTCCGGGAAACCGTCCGTCTCCAGCCCTACGCGCTGTCCAACACCGTTGCCGGAGAGTTCACCCGCGATGGACGCGACGACCTGATAGCTGTAGAGCCGGGCACCGGCAAGCTCTGGCTCTATCCCGGCACGTCCGTGGACCGGGTCTGGGGCGAGCGAATCCAGCTTGAGCCGGAGACCAACTGGAGCGGCTACCGAGACCTCGTCTCCGGTCAGTTCGACGGCGACGCCTACGACGATTTGCTCGGCATAGAGGTGTCCACCAACACGCTGTGGCTGTTCCCGGGCACCGCCGACGGCAGCGGGTTCGGAGACCGCCTGGTGGCCGGCTCGAATTGGCAGGACCTGACCGACCTGGTCGCCGGCCGGTTCAACAGGGACGCCTACGAGGACCTGGCCGGCATCCAGCTCTCCACCGGCAAGCTACTCATGTTCCCGGGCACTTCGGCCGGAGGCACACTGTGGGGCGGCGTGACGGAGATCGGCTTCAGCGGGTGGACGGCCAAGCGCGAACTGGTCGCAGGTCGTTTCAACCGCGACAGCTACGACGACCTCTTGGCGCTGGACAAGAGCAGCGGTGATATCCACATGTACCCGGGCACCCCGACCGGTGGATCGACCTGGGGACAGCTGGCCACCACTCAGACCGGAGGCAGAGGGCTGACCGCGCTCGCGGCCGGCAGGCTCAACCCGGACGGCTACGACGACCTGGTCGCCGTCGAGAATGAGCAGGTCTGGCTGTACCCCGGCACGGCCGCCGGCGGCTCGCTCGGCGCCCGTGTCCAGCCCGTCGGGCGGATTCCCGTCATGCAGCCGCACGGTCTGCTGGAGTCGGTCACCGGCGAATTCAACCGCGACGAGCACGCCGACCTGATCAGCGTCGAGAAGGGCACCGGTCGGCTGTGGCTCTACCCGGGTACCGGCGCCGGCACCTGGGGTCCTCGAGTCGGCGTCGGCGCCGGCTGGAGCGGCTATCGAGATCTCACTGTCGGTCGGTTCAACGGAGACAACTTCGACGACCTGCTCGCCATGGAAATCAGCACGGGCAGCCTGTGGCTCTATCCCGGCACGGCGACCGGCACCTTCTGGGGTAGTCGTGGTACGACGCCGGTCGGCTTCAACTGGCTGGGGCTGGAGCGGCTGACCGCGGGTCGCTTCAACGGTGACGCGTACGACGACGTGGTGGCCGTGGAGAAGTCCACCGGGAAGCTGCGCCTCTACCCGGGCACCGCTGCCGGCAGCAGTTGGGGTGCGAGCAGCATCATCGACTCCGGCGACTGGAACGCCCTCGGCGCGGTGGTGGGTGGCCGGTTCAACCGGGACGCGTACGACGACCTGATGGCCGTGGAGAAGTCCACCGGCAAGGTGTGGCTCTACCCCGGCACCGCTGGGGGCGGCTCCTTCGGCAGCAGGGTCGAGGTCTTCGGCAGCGGCTGGGCGGGCAGTAATGAGCTCGCCTCTCTCCGCTTCGATCAGGACGGTTACGACGACCTCGTCGCGGGCGAGGCAGCCACGGGGCAGGTCTGGGTCTACCCCGGCACTACCACTGGCGGCCAAGTATGGGGCGACCCCACCGAGTTTGGGCCAATCTCCTGA
- a CDS encoding glycoside hydrolase family 43 protein yields the protein MSRVIARFCAVSVAACLLFATWSAATPKEAAALDPTVGYVMAHFTGESSTDQQIYLAHSTDGLRWTDLNNGGLVLRSTVGTRGVRDPALVRSPGGDRYWMIATDLCIGCGQDWSTAINNGSRNLVVWESTDLVNWSAPWLLNVAGAIPDGRNAWAPEAIWNPATGDYVLYWATNVPLNGVTKHRIYYARTANFRSITTPQVYISRRGSQEIIDTQIVELPAGVGAYRYVRASRDGQLAIEGSNSILGAWTNLGNLSGIGLTGSQVEGPMWMKFNSRNEWVLYLDQYSTGRGYLPVLSTDPSSPGGFRLPASGSYAMGGTKKRHGSILNLTAAEQNRLLARWPTTAVNRIQSYNLQDRFVRHADYDVRIDPNVSPAQDGQWRVVPGLVGSGTVSIQSVNFPGHYLRHYGFDFRLEANDGTATFAADATFRQVAGLANSSWTSLQSYSHPDRYIRHYNYLLRLDPIPDAQSRADATFRMTN from the coding sequence ATGTCGAGAGTCATCGCCCGGTTCTGCGCGGTGTCGGTCGCCGCGTGCCTGCTGTTCGCCACTTGGTCGGCGGCAACGCCGAAGGAGGCGGCGGCGCTCGACCCGACCGTCGGCTATGTGATGGCGCACTTCACCGGCGAGTCGTCGACCGACCAACAGATCTACCTCGCCCACAGCACCGACGGCCTGCGCTGGACGGACCTCAACAACGGCGGGCTCGTGCTGCGTTCGACCGTCGGCACCCGCGGCGTGCGCGACCCCGCCCTGGTCCGCTCGCCGGGCGGCGACCGGTACTGGATGATCGCCACCGATCTGTGCATCGGCTGCGGTCAGGACTGGTCGACCGCCATCAACAACGGCAGTCGCAACCTCGTCGTGTGGGAGTCCACCGATCTGGTCAACTGGTCAGCGCCGTGGCTGCTCAACGTCGCCGGCGCGATCCCGGACGGACGCAATGCCTGGGCTCCGGAGGCGATCTGGAACCCGGCCACCGGCGACTACGTCCTCTACTGGGCGACGAACGTCCCGCTCAACGGGGTGACCAAGCACCGCATCTACTACGCCCGCACGGCGAACTTCCGCAGCATCACCACGCCGCAGGTCTACATCAGCCGGCGTGGCAGCCAGGAGATCATCGACACCCAGATCGTCGAGCTGCCGGCCGGCGTCGGCGCCTACCGTTACGTCCGCGCCTCCCGGGACGGCCAGCTCGCCATCGAAGGCAGCAACTCCATCCTCGGCGCCTGGACGAACCTCGGGAACCTGTCCGGCATCGGGCTGACGGGCTCACAGGTCGAAGGCCCGATGTGGATGAAATTCAACTCCCGCAACGAGTGGGTTCTCTACCTTGACCAGTACTCCACCGGGCGCGGTTACCTGCCCGTCCTGAGCACCGATCCGTCGAGCCCGGGCGGCTTCCGACTGCCGGCATCCGGCTCGTACGCCATGGGCGGCACCAAAAAACGGCACGGTTCGATCCTCAACCTGACCGCCGCCGAGCAGAACCGCCTGCTGGCCCGCTGGCCCACCACCGCGGTCAACCGCATCCAGTCGTACAACCTCCAGGACCGGTTCGTACGGCACGCCGATTACGACGTCCGCATCGACCCGAATGTCAGCCCCGCCCAGGACGGCCAGTGGCGGGTGGTGCCGGGTCTGGTCGGCTCCGGCACGGTCTCCATCCAATCGGTGAACTTCCCGGGCCACTACCTGCGCCACTACGGGTTCGACTTCCGGCTGGAAGCCAACGACGGCACCGCCACCTTCGCCGCCGACGCCACGTTCCGGCAAGTCGCCGGCCTCGCCAACTCCTCGTGGACATCGTTGCAGTCCTACAGCCACCCGGACCGCTACATCCGGCACTACAACTACCTGCTCCGGCTCGATCCGATCCCCGATGCGCAGAGTCGCGCCGACGCCACCTTCCGCATGACCAACTGA
- a CDS encoding lytic polysaccharide monooxygenase auxiliary activity family 9 protein, with protein MVVGMLPSVGAAQAHGTVINPASRAYQCWKTWGNQHMNPAMQQQDPMCWQAFQANPDTMWNWMSQLRDGLGGQFQARTPDGQLCSNALSRNGTVNQPGAWKATNVSSNFTVQMYDQASHGADYFRVYVTKQGFNRATQQVGWGNIDLIATTGRYAPAQNISFNVSVSGRSGGHVLFVIWKASHMDQTYMWCSDINVT; from the coding sequence ATGGTGGTCGGTATGCTGCCCTCGGTCGGCGCAGCCCAGGCCCACGGCACCGTCATCAACCCGGCGAGTCGCGCCTACCAGTGCTGGAAGACCTGGGGCAACCAGCACATGAACCCCGCCATGCAGCAGCAGGACCCCATGTGTTGGCAGGCGTTCCAGGCCAACCCCGACACCATGTGGAACTGGATGAGCCAGCTGCGCGACGGCCTCGGCGGCCAGTTCCAAGCCCGCACTCCGGACGGACAGCTGTGCAGCAACGCCCTCTCCAGGAACGGCACAGTGAACCAGCCCGGAGCATGGAAGGCGACCAACGTCAGCTCCAACTTCACGGTCCAGATGTACGACCAGGCCAGCCACGGCGCTGACTACTTCCGGGTCTACGTCACCAAGCAGGGGTTCAATCGGGCTACCCAGCAGGTCGGGTGGGGCAACATCGACTTGATCGCGACGACCGGGCGCTACGCGCCGGCGCAGAACATCTCGTTCAACGTCTCGGTGTCTGGCCGCAGCGGTGGCCACGTCCTGTTCGTGATCTGGAAGGCGTCGCACATGGACCAGACCTACATGTGGTGCAGCGACATCAACGTCACCTGA
- a CDS encoding RICIN domain-containing protein, with translation MTAMVGVVVTVTSSPVTAATAQFRGMNWAVLGDNFSTSPLVVQGLSSSDSNATVRAKANALYDDLASTMGVDTVRLPINTHTVGTAWWEAYRGAIDAATARGFKVILAYWEDGAASGGRITNLAAWNAMWSTVTNSYGANTNVYFEPMNEPHGYSSAEWRDIAANWLSYHYSAVPGRVLIGGTGYSQDLRDICNDTRFNPTLLSFHHYAFFYGAMTYDAFRSHIQTRLGNCASRAVATEFGAPMHDGRNYADASSADNFVRHIRAMAQVMRDNHMGGTYWPALGGKPGSIGYDGYSMFSLSGSGTNLNLTVRNTSGADRIRYAWGDTIEGGPTTPPPATGTVYRIAVRHSGKAMDVQSPNTDNGARVGQYTYGGNAWQQWQFQDAGSGHWRIISRHSGRCLDVVSASTADGAELIQYTCGTGTNQQFQMVANGSYFQLRARHSGKCVDVPAASTADGVILKQYPCNAGANQQWSRTAV, from the coding sequence ATGACTGCGATGGTTGGCGTCGTCGTCACGGTCACGTCGTCGCCGGTCACCGCCGCCACCGCCCAGTTCCGAGGCATGAACTGGGCGGTGTTGGGTGACAACTTCAGCACCAGCCCGCTCGTCGTGCAGGGCCTGAGCTCGTCCGACAGCAACGCGACAGTGCGGGCCAAGGCCAATGCCCTCTACGACGACTTGGCCTCCACGATGGGGGTCGACACCGTCCGGCTGCCCATCAACACCCACACGGTGGGGACGGCATGGTGGGAGGCGTATCGAGGCGCCATCGACGCCGCCACCGCCCGCGGATTCAAGGTCATCCTCGCCTACTGGGAGGACGGTGCCGCCTCCGGCGGCAGAATCACGAACCTCGCCGCGTGGAACGCGATGTGGTCCACGGTGACCAACTCGTACGGCGCGAACACCAACGTCTACTTCGAGCCCATGAACGAGCCGCACGGATACAGCTCGGCGGAGTGGCGCGACATCGCGGCGAACTGGCTCAGCTACCACTACTCGGCGGTGCCCGGCCGGGTGCTCATCGGCGGCACCGGCTACAGCCAGGACCTGCGCGACATCTGCAACGACACCCGCTTCAACCCGACGCTGCTGTCCTTCCACCACTACGCCTTCTTCTACGGCGCGATGACCTACGACGCCTTCCGCAGCCACATCCAGACCCGCCTCGGCAACTGCGCCTCCCGCGCGGTCGCGACCGAGTTCGGCGCTCCCATGCACGACGGCCGCAACTACGCCGACGCGAGCAGCGCGGACAACTTCGTACGCCACATCCGCGCCATGGCCCAGGTCATGCGCGACAACCACATGGGCGGCACCTACTGGCCCGCCCTCGGCGGCAAGCCCGGCAGCATCGGTTACGACGGCTACTCGATGTTCTCCCTCAGCGGCAGCGGCACCAACCTCAACCTGACCGTCCGCAACACCTCCGGCGCTGACCGGATCCGGTATGCGTGGGGCGACACCATCGAGGGTGGCCCCACGACGCCTCCACCAGCGACGGGAACGGTCTACAGGATCGCCGTGCGGCACAGCGGCAAGGCCATGGACGTCCAGTCACCGAACACCGACAACGGCGCGCGCGTCGGCCAGTACACCTACGGCGGCAATGCGTGGCAGCAGTGGCAGTTCCAGGACGCCGGCAGCGGCCACTGGCGCATCATCAGCCGGCACAGCGGAAGGTGCCTTGATGTGGTGAGCGCTTCGACCGCCGACGGTGCCGAGCTCATCCAGTACACCTGTGGCACCGGCACCAACCAGCAGTTCCAGATGGTCGCCAACGGCAGCTACTTCCAGCTCCGGGCACGACACAGCGGCAAATGCGTGGACGTACCCGCCGCGTCGACCGCCGACGGCGTGATCCTCAAGCAGTATCCGTGCAACGCCGGCGCCAACCAGCAGTGGTCGCGCACGGCCGTCTAA
- a CDS encoding NPCBM/NEW2 domain-containing protein, which yields MRRHLITALTAVTASLLIVPAPAHAAAAKDAVVTTKPAPQQVLSPTPYQGWNTYFGLGGNFSEESVREVADSIVSRGLAKAGYDIVWLDGGWQDPEPRTAAGDLQADRTRFPNGLKPLVDYIHSKGLKAGIYTDAGPYIPGKCGLGSGGGYYQRDANHFAALEFDAVKVDFLCGIAADLDPKTAYTEFAQALRNNASKRPIIFNLCNPVTSPDWGNYPEEQQSTYSWTYAPQIAQSWRTYTDVGFVGDIKFKDVLRNYDANARHPEVAGPGHFNDPDYLAPGLGMSEEEFRTQMTLWSAAAAPLVIGSDIRKLSQASIDTLTDPEVLAINQDPAGVQAVRVGPAGTTETWVKRLANGDRAVVLLNRGESSKIITTKASSVGLSGARFTVKNAWTNQVTESAGTLSAAVPAHGAALLRVAPARGLPGTPHVTAGLPQVTKVGNSATPEGTAPVVGGGDQARVEVVVRNDGLLPVLKPQVGLAAPAGWTVRALSGAPIVLAPGRSTTFAFTVTLPATAAPGDAALTATTSYEVLGRGTSRQTSVSTVVVAPAPPAGDVVLSHHTWISATSGWMTPTVDQSVGGGSPISMIGQVYPTGLGVASPSTVRYYVGDKCDRLTATVGLDDAVRNVGPEGATSTFQVVGDGRVLFDSGVLTRDDIRQVDVDLTGVRVLDLLVGDGGDGGYNDRANWAGLNASC from the coding sequence GTGAGACGACATCTGATCACCGCCCTGACCGCCGTCACGGCCAGCCTGCTGATCGTGCCCGCCCCGGCCCACGCCGCAGCCGCGAAAGACGCTGTGGTTACCACCAAACCGGCACCCCAGCAGGTGCTGAGCCCCACGCCCTACCAGGGCTGGAACACCTACTTCGGCCTCGGCGGCAACTTCTCCGAGGAGTCCGTCCGGGAGGTTGCCGACTCGATCGTCAGCCGTGGCCTGGCCAAGGCCGGCTACGACATCGTCTGGCTGGACGGCGGTTGGCAGGACCCGGAGCCGCGTACGGCCGCCGGTGACCTGCAGGCCGACCGGACTCGTTTCCCGAACGGGCTCAAGCCGCTGGTCGACTACATCCACTCCAAGGGCCTGAAGGCGGGCATCTACACCGACGCCGGTCCGTACATCCCCGGCAAGTGCGGGCTCGGCAGCGGCGGCGGCTACTACCAGCGCGACGCGAACCACTTCGCCGCCCTGGAGTTCGACGCGGTGAAGGTGGACTTCCTCTGCGGGATCGCCGCCGACCTGGACCCGAAGACCGCCTACACCGAGTTCGCCCAGGCGCTGCGGAACAACGCCAGCAAGCGGCCGATCATCTTCAACCTGTGCAACCCGGTGACCTCCCCGGACTGGGGCAACTACCCGGAGGAGCAGCAGTCGACGTACTCCTGGACCTATGCCCCCCAGATCGCACAGTCCTGGCGGACCTACACCGACGTGGGTTTCGTCGGTGACATCAAGTTCAAGGACGTGCTGCGCAACTACGACGCGAACGCGCGGCACCCCGAGGTCGCCGGACCGGGTCACTTCAACGACCCGGACTACCTGGCTCCCGGGCTCGGCATGTCCGAGGAGGAGTTCCGGACGCAGATGACGCTCTGGTCCGCGGCCGCCGCGCCGCTGGTGATCGGGAGCGACATCCGTAAGCTCAGCCAGGCCTCGATCGACACGCTCACCGACCCCGAGGTCCTGGCGATCAACCAGGACCCTGCCGGTGTCCAGGCCGTCCGCGTCGGCCCCGCCGGCACGACCGAGACCTGGGTCAAGCGCCTGGCCAACGGTGACCGCGCCGTGGTGCTGCTCAACCGCGGTGAGAGCTCGAAGATCATCACCACGAAGGCCTCGTCCGTCGGCCTGTCCGGAGCCCGCTTCACCGTGAAGAACGCGTGGACCAACCAGGTCACCGAGAGCGCGGGCACCCTCAGCGCCGCGGTTCCGGCGCACGGCGCCGCACTGCTCCGGGTCGCCCCGGCGCGCGGTCTGCCGGGCACTCCGCACGTGACCGCCGGCCTGCCGCAGGTCACCAAGGTCGGTAACTCCGCCACGCCGGAGGGGACCGCACCCGTGGTCGGCGGCGGTGACCAGGCGCGGGTCGAGGTTGTCGTACGCAACGACGGCCTGCTGCCCGTACTCAAGCCGCAGGTTGGTCTCGCCGCGCCGGCTGGCTGGACGGTCCGGGCACTCAGCGGGGCGCCGATCGTGCTCGCGCCAGGTCGGTCCACCACCTTCGCCTTCACGGTGACCCTCCCGGCCACCGCCGCTCCCGGCGACGCCGCGTTGACCGCCACCACGTCATACGAAGTCCTCGGGCGCGGCACGTCGCGTCAGACGTCGGTGTCGACGGTGGTGGTCGCCCCGGCGCCGCCGGCCGGTGACGTCGTGCTGTCCCACCACACGTGGATCAGTGCCACCAGCGGTTGGATGACCCCGACGGTCGACCAGAGCGTCGGCGGCGGGTCGCCGATCAGCATGATCGGCCAGGTGTACCCGACCGGCCTCGGCGTCGCCTCCCCCTCCACGGTCCGTTACTACGTGGGCGACAAGTGCGACCGGCTGACCGCGACCGTCGGCCTGGACGACGCGGTACGCAACGTCGGTCCCGAGGGGGCCACCTCGACCTTCCAGGTGGTCGGCGACGGTCGGGTCCTGTTCGACAGCGGCGTGCTGACCCGTGACGACATCCGTCAGGTCGACGTCGACCTGACCGGCGTCCGGGTGCTCGACCTGCTGGTCGGCGACGGCGGCGACGGCGGCTACAACGACCGCGCCAACTGGGCCGGCCTGAACGCCAGCTGCTGA